The Calditrichota bacterium DNA window GTCCGCGTGGGAAATCGCCTCCTGGTTACGGGAGACCTTTACTGCGACGTGATCGACAACACGATTTCCGGCGGAAGGGTTGTACGCTTTAATTTTAACGGTAATTTTTACAAGATTATCGAGGACCTTGGACGAACCCCTCTGCCGCCCTACATTAAGCGGGATCCGGAACCCACGGACAAAGAAAGCTACCAAACGGTTTACGCCCGGGTCCGGGGAGCCGTAGCGGCACCGACGGCGGGCCTTCACTTTACAAAGGAAATTCTGGATCAGATTGAAGCCAAGGGCGTCAAGATTGTTCCCATCGTCGTCCATGTGGGACTGGGCAGTTTTCGTCCCGTCCAGGTGGAGGATTTGTCCCGCCACAAAATGGACTCCGAATATTTTGAAATCTACGAAGAATCGGCCAATATTATCAACGAAACAAAGGATAAAGGCGGGCGGGTCTTTGCCGTGGGCACCAGCTCCGTACGGGGACTCGAATCCTCCGTCACCTCCGACGGCTATGTAAAGCCGTTAAACGGCTGGACGGATAAATTTATTTATCCTCCCTACGAATTTAAGATTGTAGATGGACTGGTGACCAATTTTCATCTTCCGGGTTCCACGCTGATCATGCTGGTGAGCGCCTTTGCCGGAAAAGAGTTTGTTTTCAAGGCCTATCGGAAAGCCGTCCGGGAAAAATACCGGTTTTACAGCTACGGCGATGCCATGCTGATCGTGTGAGTTTTCAGGAACATTTTGAGGAAACAAGCTATGCCTCGTCCACATGTGACGGCTCTCATTCCGGCAGCCGGTTCCGGAAGTCGAATGGCGCAGGACATCAAGAAACAATATCTAAGAATCGGTCAAAGGCCGATTCTTTTTTATACCCTGAAACAGATTGAGCAGTGCGGGGAAATCGATGAAATCATTCTTTCGGTGCCGGAAGAGGAATTAACATTTGTGGCCGACGAGATTATCGACCGCTTTGGGATCCAAAAAATCCGAAAAATTGTCGCAGGC harbors:
- the queA gene encoding tRNA preQ1(34) S-adenosylmethionine ribosyltransferase-isomerase QueA, with product MKLSDFKYTVPEHLIAQYPPEKRDHARMMVLHRNQQKIEQKVFFHVVDYLREGDCLVINETKVFPARLIAKKDKTDAEVEVFLLRELENNLWEVLVKPARKVRVGNRLLVTGDLYCDVIDNTISGGRVVRFNFNGNFYKIIEDLGRTPLPPYIKRDPEPTDKESYQTVYARVRGAVAAPTAGLHFTKEILDQIEAKGVKIVPIVVHVGLGSFRPVQVEDLSRHKMDSEYFEIYEESANIINETKDKGGRVFAVGTSSVRGLESSVTSDGYVKPLNGWTDKFIYPPYEFKIVDGLVTNFHLPGSTLIMLVSAFAGKEFVFKAYRKAVREKYRFYSYGDAMLIV
- a CDS encoding NTP transferase domain-containing protein; the encoded protein is MPRPHVTALIPAAGSGSRMAQDIKKQYLRIGQRPILFYTLKQIEQCGEIDEIILSVPEEELTFVADEIIDRFGIQKIRKIVAGGKERQDSVRAAFEAIDAEPELLLVHDGVRPFVTQEILHRAIEETRKHGATVVGIPITATVKRVIDGKVGA